In Deltaproteobacteria bacterium, the following proteins share a genomic window:
- the rplO gene encoding 50S ribosomal protein L15, producing the protein MEAKAKQKTRKTLTLNTLSPLTRRKKSKRLGRGDGSGHGGTATKGHKGQRARAGGYHKIGFEGGQMPMARRLPKRGFTSRSTKEIGIVNLEKLALLSVGTEVNLELAKKNGWVSNKAKCLKILGNGELKHSLIIKADKISSSAKEKIEAAGGTFEFLT; encoded by the coding sequence ATGGAAGCAAAAGCAAAACAGAAAACGAGAAAAACTTTAACTTTGAATACATTGAGTCCTTTGACCCGAAGAAAAAAATCGAAGAGACTTGGTCGTGGTGATGGAAGTGGACATGGTGGTACCGCAACCAAAGGTCACAAAGGACAGAGAGCGCGTGCCGGTGGTTATCACAAAATAGGTTTTGAAGGGGGTCAAATGCCAATGGCCCGGCGTTTGCCCAAACGTGGTTTTACCAGTCGCTCCACTAAGGAAATTGGTATCGTCAATCTTGAAAAATTGGCCCTACTTTCCGTCGGTACGGAAGTCAATCTGGAATTGGCCAAGAAAAATGGCTGGGTATCAAACAAAGCAAAATGTCTGAAAATTTTAGGCAATGGCGAATTAAAACATTCCTTGATCATTAAAGCGGATAAAATTTCCAGCTCGGCAAAGGAAAAAATTGAAGCCGCCGGCGGCACTTTTGAGTTTTTGACTTAA
- the rpmD gene encoding 50S ribosomal protein L30, with amino-acid sequence MSTKGIFTVQLVNSPIGCPETQRATVRGLGLRRLHQMKDLKDTPANRGMVFKVAHLVNIVTAKKGK; translated from the coding sequence ATGTCAACTAAGGGTATTTTTACAGTCCAGTTAGTTAATTCTCCAATTGGTTGTCCGGAGACTCAGCGTGCAACGGTTCGTGGTTTGGGATTGCGTCGTTTGCATCAGATGAAAGACTTGAAAGACACACCGGCGAATCGCGGTATGGTTTTTAAAGTGGCTCATTTGGTAAATATTGTTACCGCAAAGAAGGGAAAATAA